Proteins encoded within one genomic window of uncultured Sphingopyxis sp.:
- a CDS encoding PH domain-containing protein: MKGAAILAAPEGEARWQRLHPATLALAVVALGPKSLNALPAVAALGFTGNWIWIVPAIGAFLLISLLAAWFQWLRFRFLVGDDEVEIESGVLARQHRTIPFDRIQDVSIEQGLVARALGIAKVGFETGAGGKENDAALNAIALDAAQALRTTIRAHRSGEAAAAVAADIPDTPPAPEDRLLFAMSPGRLLTAGLFNFSLAALAVVGAAMQFFDGLLPFDFNIFNPVDWIDIAESYGLDRWLLAHRWVAGIGAALSLLLIGFVSGIAMMVFANWDFRLTREPRALRRTRGLTTRTDVALPVRRVQAAILVTGWFRRRFGWHELRLQSLASDGEKERDHQVIPFGKLAEIDPVLDEVAMARPGAEAAWQHSHRIVALGGLIGAVCAAAGGLVAVSFGQPLGWLGPLAGLLIGAGSLFGARFHRWTDLGEQVAIRRGIWKPKTTLLPHASVQSVDLKSDFILRPLGLATLVFGVPGGSSLVSHEIPAIPTATAQALRARILAARVRR; this comes from the coding sequence ATGAAGGGCGCCGCCATCCTCGCCGCGCCAGAGGGCGAGGCGCGCTGGCAGCGGCTGCATCCCGCGACGCTGGCGCTCGCGGTCGTTGCGCTCGGGCCGAAGTCGCTCAACGCCCTGCCCGCGGTCGCGGCGCTCGGCTTCACGGGCAATTGGATCTGGATCGTGCCCGCGATCGGCGCCTTTCTGCTCATCTCGCTGCTCGCCGCCTGGTTCCAATGGCTGCGCTTCCGCTTCCTCGTCGGCGACGACGAGGTGGAGATCGAAAGCGGCGTCCTGGCGCGCCAGCACCGCACCATCCCCTTCGACCGCATCCAGGACGTCAGCATCGAGCAGGGGCTGGTCGCGCGCGCGCTCGGCATCGCCAAGGTCGGGTTCGAGACCGGCGCGGGCGGCAAGGAAAATGACGCCGCCCTAAACGCGATCGCGCTCGACGCCGCGCAGGCGTTGCGCACGACGATCCGCGCGCATCGCAGCGGCGAGGCGGCCGCCGCCGTCGCGGCCGACATCCCCGATACGCCGCCCGCGCCCGAAGACCGGCTGCTCTTCGCAATGAGTCCGGGGCGGTTGCTGACCGCGGGGCTGTTCAACTTCTCGCTCGCCGCGCTGGCGGTGGTCGGCGCCGCGATGCAATTTTTCGATGGCCTGTTGCCGTTCGATTTCAATATTTTCAATCCGGTGGACTGGATCGACATCGCCGAAAGCTATGGCCTCGATCGGTGGCTGCTCGCGCATCGCTGGGTCGCCGGGATCGGCGCGGCGCTGTCGCTGCTGCTGATCGGTTTCGTAAGCGGGATCGCGATGATGGTCTTCGCCAACTGGGATTTTCGCCTGACGCGCGAGCCGCGCGCGCTGCGCCGGACCCGCGGGCTGACGACGCGCACCGACGTCGCGCTGCCGGTCAGGCGCGTGCAGGCGGCGATCCTCGTCACCGGCTGGTTTCGCCGGCGTTTCGGCTGGCACGAGCTTCGTCTGCAAAGCCTTGCGAGCGATGGCGAGAAGGAGCGCGATCATCAGGTCATCCCCTTCGGCAAGCTGGCCGAGATCGACCCGGTGCTGGACGAGGTCGCGATGGCGCGGCCGGGCGCGGAGGCGGCGTGGCAGCATAGCCACCGCATCGTCGCGCTCGGCGGCTTGATCGGCGCGGTGTGTGCCGCCGCCGGCGGGCTTGTCGCCGTGTCGTTCGGCCAGCCGCTCGGCTGGCTGGGGCCTCTCGCCGGGCTCCTGATCGGCGCGGGGTCGCTGTTCGGCGCTCGCTTCCATCGCTGGACCGATCTTGGCGAGCAAGTGGCGATCCGGCGCGGGATATGGAAACCCAAGACGACGCTGCTGCCGCACGCGTCGGTGCAGAGCGTCGACCTCAAGAGCGATTTCATCCTGCGCCCGCTGGGCCTCGCGACTCTGGTGTTCGGCGTGCCCGGCGGCAGTTCGCTCGTCAGCCATGAAATTCCGGCGATCCCGACCGCCACGGCGCAGGCGCTGCGCGCCCGCATCCTTGCCGCGAGGGTACGGCGATGA
- a CDS encoding NAD(P)H-dependent oxidoreductase: MTGTPHLLIVWHSRTGGSKALAEAAAEGAATAAKLVAAGDVTPELLQAAGGYLFVGPENLAALSGAMKEMFDRCYYPCLGKLEGRPYATIICAGSDGENAQRQLDRIATGWRLKRVAEPMIVNTAAQTPEAILAPKTIAPDRLAEARDMGAALAEGIAAGIF; this comes from the coding sequence ATGACCGGCACGCCGCACCTCCTCATCGTCTGGCATAGCCGCACCGGCGGCAGCAAGGCGCTCGCCGAAGCCGCGGCGGAGGGTGCCGCCACGGCAGCCAAGCTCGTCGCCGCGGGGGACGTCACGCCGGAGCTTCTGCAAGCCGCGGGCGGCTATCTCTTCGTCGGCCCCGAAAATCTCGCCGCGCTGTCGGGCGCGATGAAGGAGATGTTCGACCGCTGCTATTATCCCTGCCTCGGCAAGCTCGAAGGCCGCCCCTATGCGACGATCATTTGCGCGGGGTCCGACGGCGAGAACGCCCAGCGCCAGCTCGACCGCATCGCCACCGGCTGGCGGCTGAAGCGCGTCGCCGAGCCGATGATCGTCAATACCGCGGCGCAGACTCCCGAAGCCATCCTCGCACCAAAGACCATCGCGCCCGACCGCCTTGCCGAAGCGCGCGACATGGGCGCCGCGCTGGCGGAGGGGATCGCGGCCGGGATTTTTTGA
- a CDS encoding alkyl sulfatase dimerization domain-containing protein has protein sequence MRRLTALLLAASLPFAATAQDPASEATRAAQADLAKRLPLDDPRDEANATRGKIAEIPGGLIQTADGRIIWDRRPYAFLDAKEAPDTVNPSLWRQARLNAVHGLFEVVPGSIWQIRGYDLSVMTIIRGETGWIVVDPLLSEEAAAAGWKLFADTVAGKESERPIRAVIFSHSHSDHFGGVGGIVTPEQVQAEKIRIIAPHGFSEEATSENVLAGGAMGRRALYMFGAILPPGPTGQVDTGLGPKLSSGTIGYMEPTETVGEQGGTLTIDGLVFDFLDAGGTEAPSEFVFYIPAYKALHTTEVVTHNLHNILTLRGAQVRDALRWSKVIDAMLLKWGGTAEVAMASHHWPTWGAGEVSALLANQRDAYRYVHDRTLFLANRGATLHELADQTAEAPVQAADFSTRGYYGTLNHDMKAVYQRYFGWWDGNPANFNPLPPEQSAPKYVALAGGADKLLAAGQAALKAGDYRWAAELLNKLVFAEPDNKDARAALASAYDQLGYQAESGAWRNYYLAGAASLRGNAVEAATSNGQSRSFVSAIPTAVFFDALATRFDAVKGRAVEGIFQFILPDSKESVAVVVGGGVEFPRYGATDPAPTATITIDRKILDEAMMGRAQFPALIQSGAIRIDGDRQAFLSWFALHPPADPRFNVVVP, from the coding sequence ATGCGCCGTTTGACCGCCCTGCTGCTTGCCGCGAGCCTGCCCTTTGCCGCTACCGCGCAGGATCCCGCGAGCGAGGCGACCCGCGCCGCGCAGGCCGACCTCGCAAAGCGCCTGCCGCTCGATGACCCGCGCGACGAGGCCAACGCGACGCGCGGCAAGATCGCCGAGATTCCGGGCGGACTGATCCAGACCGCCGACGGCAGGATCATATGGGACCGGCGGCCCTATGCCTTCCTCGACGCGAAGGAAGCGCCCGATACGGTCAATCCGTCGCTATGGCGGCAGGCGCGGCTCAATGCGGTCCACGGTCTGTTCGAGGTGGTGCCGGGCAGCATCTGGCAAATCCGCGGCTATGACCTGTCGGTGATGACGATCATCCGCGGCGAGACCGGCTGGATCGTCGTCGATCCCCTCTTGTCCGAAGAGGCCGCCGCCGCCGGATGGAAGCTGTTCGCGGACACGGTCGCGGGCAAGGAGTCCGAGCGGCCGATCAGGGCAGTGATTTTTTCGCACAGTCACAGCGATCATTTCGGCGGCGTCGGCGGGATCGTGACGCCCGAACAGGTCCAGGCGGAGAAAATCCGCATCATCGCGCCGCACGGCTTTTCGGAGGAAGCGACGTCGGAAAATGTCCTTGCGGGCGGCGCGATGGGGCGGCGCGCGCTCTATATGTTCGGCGCGATCCTGCCGCCGGGGCCGACGGGACAGGTCGACACCGGGCTGGGGCCGAAGCTGTCGTCGGGAACGATCGGCTATATGGAACCGACCGAGACGGTCGGCGAACAGGGCGGCACGCTGACGATCGACGGGCTGGTCTTCGACTTCCTCGACGCGGGCGGCACCGAGGCGCCGTCGGAGTTTGTTTTCTATATTCCCGCCTATAAGGCGCTGCACACGACCGAGGTCGTGACCCACAATCTCCACAATATCCTGACCCTGCGCGGCGCGCAGGTGCGCGATGCGCTGCGCTGGTCGAAGGTGATCGACGCGATGCTGCTCAAATGGGGCGGCACGGCCGAGGTCGCGATGGCGTCGCACCATTGGCCGACATGGGGCGCGGGCGAAGTGTCGGCGCTGCTCGCGAACCAGCGCGACGCCTATCGCTATGTCCACGACCGCACGCTCTTCCTCGCGAACCGCGGCGCGACGCTGCACGAGCTCGCCGACCAGACCGCCGAAGCGCCGGTGCAGGCGGCCGATTTTTCGACGCGCGGCTATTATGGCACGCTCAACCACGACATGAAGGCGGTCTATCAGCGTTATTTCGGCTGGTGGGACGGCAATCCGGCGAATTTCAACCCGCTGCCGCCCGAACAATCGGCGCCCAAATATGTCGCGCTCGCGGGCGGCGCCGACAAGCTGCTCGCGGCGGGGCAGGCGGCGCTGAAGGCGGGCGATTATCGCTGGGCGGCCGAGCTTTTGAACAAGCTGGTCTTTGCCGAGCCCGATAACAAGGATGCGCGCGCGGCGCTGGCCTCGGCCTATGACCAGCTCGGCTATCAGGCCGAATCGGGCGCGTGGCGCAACTATTATCTCGCCGGGGCTGCGAGCCTGCGCGGCAACGCGGTCGAGGCGGCGACGAGCAACGGGCAAAGCCGCAGCTTCGTCAGCGCGATCCCGACCGCGGTCTTCTTCGACGCGCTCGCGACGCGCTTCGACGCCGTGAAGGGGCGCGCGGTCGAGGGGATTTTCCAGTTCATCCTGCCCGACAGCAAGGAAAGCGTCGCGGTCGTCGTCGGCGGCGGGGTCGAATTTCCGCGCTATGGCGCGACCGACCCCGCCCCCACCGCGACGATCACGATCGACCGCAAGATCCTCGACGAGGCGATGATGGGCCGCGCGCAATTTCCCGCGCTCATCCAGTCGGGGGCGATCCGCATCGATGGCGACAGGCAGGCTTTCCTGTCGTGGTTCGCGCTCCATCCGCCCGCCGACCCGCGCTTCAATGTGGTTGTGCCATAG
- the recJ gene encoding single-stranded-DNA-specific exonuclease RecJ, with the protein MSDAALGITRSIAGQPWHWRRASADMASENLAPDDLVTQLLLARGVARDDLDRQRAPTLRGFMPDPSLFRDMDAAAARLADAVEKGEAVTIFGDYDVDGATSAALLVRLLRGLGLPVGAYIPDRLMEGYGPSGAALVKIGEAGSKLVVTVDCGAQAFDAIAEAKAAGVEVIVVDHHQCATTLPAALALVNPNRLDEEADAAIHGNLAAVGVAFLLGAALLRTLRARGFFASRAEPALIELLDLVALGTVADVARLTGFNRALVTQGLKVMARRGNIGLAALMDAARLTKPPGASDMGFALGPRINAGGRVGKSDLGVRLLTTGDPQEAAEIAAELNRLNEERRAIEAAVLDQAIEASAACGNAPVAIVAGEGWHPGVIGIVAGRLKERLHRPAIVIALDEDGVGKGSGRSISGVDLGAAILAAKESGLLVAGGGHAMAAGLTVEKDKVDALGAFLSDRLAADVERASGDKSLLIDAVLAPRGINPLWCDAIESAGPYGAGWPAPRVATGPVRIVESGIVGADHVRLIVAGDDGACFKAVAFRSAETELGQALLHARGRKLWLAGRAKRDDWGSRPAAELHLEDAAWAD; encoded by the coding sequence ATGAGCGATGCGGCGCTCGGAATAACGCGCTCGATCGCCGGCCAGCCCTGGCATTGGCGGCGGGCGAGCGCCGATATGGCTAGCGAAAATCTCGCCCCCGACGATCTCGTCACGCAATTGCTGCTCGCGCGCGGCGTCGCGCGCGACGATCTCGACCGGCAGCGCGCGCCGACGCTGCGCGGCTTCATGCCCGACCCGTCGCTGTTCCGCGACATGGACGCCGCCGCCGCCCGGCTCGCCGATGCGGTCGAGAAAGGCGAGGCCGTCACGATCTTCGGCGATTATGACGTCGACGGCGCGACCTCGGCGGCGCTGCTCGTGCGATTGCTGCGCGGGCTCGGCCTCCCCGTCGGCGCCTATATCCCCGACCGCCTGATGGAAGGCTATGGGCCGTCGGGCGCGGCGCTCGTCAAGATCGGCGAGGCGGGGTCGAAGCTCGTCGTCACGGTCGACTGCGGCGCGCAGGCGTTCGACGCGATCGCCGAGGCCAAGGCGGCGGGGGTCGAGGTGATCGTCGTCGATCATCACCAATGCGCGACGACGCTGCCCGCGGCGCTCGCGCTCGTGAACCCCAACCGGCTCGACGAGGAAGCCGATGCGGCGATCCACGGCAATCTCGCCGCGGTGGGGGTCGCCTTCCTGCTCGGCGCCGCGCTGCTCCGCACCCTGCGCGCGCGCGGATTTTTCGCGAGCCGCGCCGAGCCCGCGCTGATCGAGCTGCTCGACCTCGTCGCGCTCGGCACCGTCGCCGATGTCGCGCGCCTCACCGGCTTCAACCGCGCGCTGGTGACGCAGGGGCTGAAGGTGATGGCGCGGCGCGGCAATATCGGCCTCGCCGCGCTGATGGACGCCGCGCGGCTCACCAAGCCGCCGGGCGCGAGCGACATGGGCTTTGCGCTCGGTCCGCGAATCAACGCCGGCGGGCGCGTCGGCAAGTCCGACCTCGGCGTCCGGCTGCTCACGACGGGCGACCCGCAGGAAGCCGCCGAGATCGCAGCCGAGCTCAACCGGCTGAACGAAGAGCGCCGCGCGATCGAGGCGGCGGTGCTCGACCAGGCGATCGAGGCGAGCGCCGCCTGCGGCAATGCGCCGGTCGCGATCGTCGCGGGCGAGGGCTGGCATCCGGGCGTGATCGGCATCGTCGCCGGGCGTCTGAAAGAAAGGCTGCATCGCCCCGCTATCGTGATCGCGCTCGACGAGGATGGCGTCGGCAAGGGGTCGGGGCGCTCGATCTCGGGCGTCGACCTCGGCGCCGCGATCCTCGCCGCGAAAGAGTCGGGGCTGCTCGTCGCGGGCGGCGGTCATGCGATGGCGGCGGGGCTGACCGTCGAAAAAGACAAGGTCGATGCGCTCGGCGCTTTCCTCAGCGATCGTCTCGCCGCCGACGTCGAGCGCGCGAGCGGCGACAAATCGCTGCTGATCGATGCGGTGCTCGCGCCGCGCGGGATCAATCCGCTCTGGTGCGACGCGATCGAGAGCGCGGGCCCCTATGGCGCCGGCTGGCCCGCGCCGCGCGTCGCGACGGGACCGGTGCGAATCGTCGAATCGGGGATCGTCGGCGCCGACCATGTCCGCCTGATCGTGGCGGGCGACGACGGCGCGTGCTTCAAGGCGGTCGCCTTCCGCAGCGCCGAGACCGAATTGGGGCAGGCCCTGCTCCACGCGCGCGGACGCAAATTATGGCTCGCGGGCCGCGCAAAACGCGACGATTGGGGCAGCCGCCCCGCCGCCGAACTGCATCTCGAGGATGCGGCCTGGGCTGACTAG
- a CDS encoding PH domain-containing protein yields the protein MTDTPAAHPTDPFDAEALNAAEGLHPVDPAYAKVLRIATALNLIPLAIGASVFDALLIRHIEGPYGLITALAWLIAIVTIVSFPSRRVSRWGYKIGEGQLRVARGWLFRTDTIVPFVRVQHIDVGQGPIERWFGLSHLIVHTSGTHNSTVTLPGLPSDLAAAMRETIRRHIQTDFA from the coding sequence ATGACCGACACGCCCGCCGCGCATCCGACCGATCCCTTCGACGCCGAGGCGTTGAATGCCGCCGAAGGGCTGCACCCGGTCGACCCGGCCTATGCCAAGGTGCTGCGCATCGCGACCGCGCTCAACCTGATCCCGCTCGCGATCGGCGCGAGTGTTTTCGATGCTCTGCTGATCCGGCATATCGAGGGCCCCTATGGGTTGATCACCGCGCTGGCGTGGCTGATCGCGATCGTCACGATCGTCAGCTTCCCGTCGCGCCGCGTGTCGCGCTGGGGCTACAAGATCGGGGAGGGGCAGCTCCGCGTCGCGCGTGGCTGGCTGTTCCGCACCGACACGATCGTGCCCTTCGTGCGCGTCCAGCATATCGACGTCGGGCAGGGGCCGATCGAACGCTGGTTCGGCCTGTCGCATCTGATCGTCCACACCTCGGGCACGCACAACAGCACGGTGACGCTGCCCGGACTGCCGAGCGACCTCGCCGCGGCGATGCGCGAGACGATCCGGCGCCATATCCAGACCGACTTCGCATGA
- a CDS encoding TonB-dependent receptor: protein MAIAQTAPAADPAASEAQDGDIVVTGIRQSLSRAAEIKRESTAVVDSIVAEDIGKLPDLTTASALQRVPGVQVVVGGNNEIVGARIRGLDDIITTLNGREIFTGVGRGFSFQDLPAEALAGVDVYKSNSAERLEGGVAGGVNMRLRRALDFNELTIAGSARATYLQEAGSKNTINPALSLLVANRWDAGEGEIAAMVGLSYQRNKYARPIAWNDWTRATSAGPAGSPQNLHAPTGFAAAIEFGKYERPQANFSLEWAPDSDTTIYLEGLFAGYRGDVFQARPTFRAFTGTSFEATAGDTCEDFAVGPDGYYSGNVLSPDNPTGTGTIRELCNATGYTARNLEYYTATVANKSRTDIYVIATGFNKEIGALTWNTDISYESSTNRNDSFRVDIGKRIDELVLVRDVDHEVRATMPGNPMNDPAGLAFANGMSENINRSRGTLWAVMSDAKYDFDGVLDYVQAGVRVAKRKAAFEQYLGGPPAPGGSFVTPLDAAGLPGDILSQAPGVPQMNDGAPFLQLDPDYLVQESIKRQLRTLYGISPDTPAFDPTRDYDAQEKSYAGFLQAGYKFPLTDTISIDGMVGARLTRTDRNIAGSGRVTDPATGTSRIELVRRSTSDTDLLPNASARIQFGGGLQSRFNYSKTLSRPSFSQLNPGLSYVVSYVNTIQNSGSGGNPDLRPQKADSFDASLEYYFGRSNYVSVVGFYRDIKDRIINGTEVRTIDGLQYVISTPRNLGSAKIKGVEVGGQLFLDFLPEGLDGAGVIGNFTVIDSEVTTPGDRLQGLPLLGVSKYNYNIGLIYEKYGISARIIYTYRSRYFDGDITNGLSLRPVSIPVGLNGIRAAGRLDFGLNYDVAPGITVSLAGTNITGQKTRNFESREDFVREVRNDDTTYSLGVRFNF, encoded by the coding sequence ATGGCAATCGCGCAAACCGCGCCGGCCGCCGATCCGGCCGCAAGCGAGGCGCAGGACGGCGACATCGTCGTCACCGGCATTCGCCAGAGCTTGTCGCGCGCCGCCGAGATCAAGCGCGAGTCGACCGCCGTGGTCGATTCGATCGTCGCCGAGGATATCGGCAAGCTTCCCGACCTGACCACGGCGTCGGCGCTCCAGCGTGTGCCCGGCGTGCAGGTGGTCGTCGGCGGTAATAACGAGATCGTCGGCGCGCGCATCCGCGGCCTCGACGACATCATCACCACGCTCAACGGGCGCGAGATCTTCACCGGTGTCGGTCGCGGCTTCTCGTTTCAGGATCTGCCGGCCGAAGCGCTTGCGGGCGTCGATGTCTACAAGTCCAATTCGGCCGAGCGGCTCGAAGGCGGCGTGGCCGGCGGCGTCAACATGCGCCTGCGCCGCGCGCTCGACTTCAACGAGCTGACGATCGCGGGCAGTGCGCGGGCGACCTATCTGCAGGAAGCCGGGTCGAAGAACACGATCAATCCGGCATTGAGCCTGCTCGTCGCCAACCGCTGGGACGCCGGCGAGGGCGAGATCGCGGCGATGGTCGGCCTTTCCTATCAGCGCAACAAATATGCCCGGCCGATCGCATGGAACGACTGGACGCGCGCAACCAGCGCGGGGCCCGCGGGCTCGCCGCAGAACCTGCACGCGCCCACGGGCTTCGCCGCCGCGATCGAATTCGGGAAATATGAGCGCCCGCAGGCCAATTTCTCGCTCGAATGGGCGCCGGACAGCGACACGACAATCTATCTCGAGGGTCTGTTCGCGGGGTATCGCGGCGACGTCTTCCAGGCGCGCCCGACCTTCCGCGCCTTCACCGGCACCTCGTTCGAGGCGACCGCCGGCGACACCTGCGAGGATTTCGCGGTCGGCCCCGACGGCTATTATTCGGGGAATGTGCTGAGCCCCGACAATCCGACGGGGACGGGTACGATCCGCGAGCTCTGCAACGCCACCGGCTACACGGCGCGCAATCTGGAATATTACACCGCGACCGTCGCGAACAAGTCGCGCACCGACATCTATGTGATCGCCACCGGCTTCAACAAGGAGATCGGCGCGCTCACCTGGAATACCGACATCTCCTATGAATCCTCGACCAACCGGAACGACAGCTTCCGCGTCGACATAGGCAAGCGCATCGACGAACTGGTCCTCGTTCGCGACGTCGATCATGAGGTTCGGGCGACGATGCCCGGCAACCCCATGAACGACCCGGCGGGCCTCGCGTTCGCCAACGGCATGAGCGAAAATATCAACCGCAGCCGGGGCACTTTGTGGGCTGTCATGAGCGACGCCAAATATGATTTCGATGGGGTCCTCGACTATGTTCAGGCGGGCGTTCGCGTGGCGAAGCGCAAGGCCGCGTTCGAGCAGTATCTCGGCGGCCCGCCGGCCCCAGGCGGCTCGTTCGTGACGCCGCTGGACGCGGCCGGCCTGCCCGGCGATATTCTTTCGCAGGCCCCCGGCGTCCCGCAGATGAACGACGGCGCGCCCTTCCTGCAGCTCGATCCCGACTATCTGGTTCAGGAATCGATCAAGCGGCAGCTCAGGACGCTGTACGGCATCTCGCCGGACACGCCGGCTTTCGACCCGACGCGCGACTATGATGCGCAGGAAAAAAGCTATGCCGGCTTTCTGCAGGCGGGCTATAAATTCCCGCTCACGGATACGATCTCGATCGACGGCATGGTCGGCGCGCGCCTGACCCGCACCGACCGCAATATTGCGGGTTCGGGCCGGGTGACCGATCCGGCGACGGGCACCTCGCGCATCGAACTCGTGCGGCGCTCGACCAGCGACACCGACCTTCTGCCCAACGCCAGCGCGCGCATCCAGTTCGGCGGCGGCCTCCAGTCGCGCTTCAATTATTCGAAGACGCTGTCGCGGCCGAGCTTCAGCCAGCTCAACCCCGGCCTCAGCTATGTCGTATCCTACGTCAACACGATCCAGAATTCGGGGTCGGGCGGCAACCCCGACCTCCGGCCGCAAAAGGCCGACAGCTTCGATGCGTCGCTCGAATATTATTTCGGCCGCAGCAACTATGTCTCGGTGGTCGGCTTCTATCGCGACATCAAGGACCGGATCATCAATGGCACCGAGGTCCGGACGATCGACGGCTTGCAATATGTGATCTCGACGCCCCGCAATCTGGGGTCGGCCAAGATCAAGGGCGTCGAAGTGGGCGGCCAGCTCTTCCTCGATTTCCTTCCGGAGGGTCTCGACGGTGCGGGCGTGATCGGAAACTTCACGGTCATCGACAGCGAGGTGACGACCCCCGGCGACCGGCTTCAGGGTCTGCCGCTGCTCGGCGTCTCCAAATATAATTACAACATCGGCCTGATCTATGAAAAATACGGCATTTCGGCACGGATAATTTACACCTATCGCTCGCGATATTTCGACGGGGACATCACCAACGGCCTCTCGCTGCGGCCGGTTTCGATCCCCGTGGGACTCAACGGCATCCGCGCCGCAGGGCGGCTCGACTTCGGCCTCAATTACGACGTGGCGCCCGGCATCACGGTCAGCCTCGCCGGCACGAACATCACGGGCCAGAAGACGCGCAACTTCGAATCGCGCGAGGATTTCGTCCGCGAGGTGCGGAACGACGACACGACCTATTCACTGGGGGTCCGCTTCAACTTCTGA
- a CDS encoding DUF4861 family protein, which translates to MAFLFAVTAAMPAAAQHTGTPDMPAATGSLPPPPDREAQAAVVRADYRYDDLLWENDRTAHRIYGHALEAAEPPSGSGIDSWGKNVPWPFADRQLRSGDQHSYRGEGLDFYNVGTTRGAGGLGIWHDNKLWTSRNYVRHRILSASGQAADFTVDYAPWPVDVDRKVWETRRFTLPLGTHFTRMVSTISSDSAEPLLVGIGIGKRTTGSGAGELTVDRAKGLLSWWGPADGDHGRIAIAIRVDPAMIAGIRDDADNHLVLLRVAPGKPFVYFSGSAWDKGRGGFRTRQSWDAYAADEKLDFRVPDAPLP; encoded by the coding sequence ATGGCGTTTCTGTTTGCGGTGACCGCGGCGATGCCCGCCGCGGCACAACACACCGGGACGCCGGACATGCCGGCGGCCACCGGGTCGCTGCCGCCGCCGCCCGATCGCGAAGCTCAGGCCGCCGTGGTGCGGGCCGACTATCGCTACGACGATCTATTGTGGGAGAATGATCGCACCGCGCACCGCATCTACGGCCATGCGCTCGAAGCGGCGGAACCGCCGTCGGGCTCGGGAATCGATTCGTGGGGCAAGAATGTGCCCTGGCCCTTTGCCGATCGTCAGCTGCGCAGCGGCGACCAGCACAGTTATCGCGGCGAAGGCCTCGACTTCTACAATGTCGGCACGACGCGGGGCGCCGGCGGGCTCGGCATCTGGCATGACAACAAGCTGTGGACCTCGCGCAATTACGTCCGCCACCGCATTCTGTCAGCGAGCGGACAAGCCGCCGATTTCACCGTCGATTACGCGCCCTGGCCCGTCGATGTGGACCGCAAGGTCTGGGAGACGCGCCGCTTCACGCTCCCGCTCGGCACGCATTTCACCCGCATGGTCTCGACGATCTCGTCCGACAGCGCCGAACCGCTCCTCGTCGGGATCGGCATCGGCAAGCGGACCACGGGATCAGGCGCCGGCGAACTGACGGTCGACCGCGCGAAAGGGCTGCTCTCATGGTGGGGACCCGCCGACGGCGACCATGGCCGGATCGCGATCGCGATCCGCGTCGATCCTGCGATGATCGCCGGGATACGCGACGATGCGGACAATCATCTCGTCCTGCTCCGCGTCGCGCCGGGCAAGCCGTTCGTCTATTTTTCGGGTTCGGCCTGGGACAAGGGTCGGGGCGGCTTTCGCACGCGCCAGTCATGGGACGCCTATGCGGCCGACGAGAAGCTGGACTTCAGAGTCCCGGACGCCCCTCTTCCCTAG
- a CDS encoding FadR/GntR family transcriptional regulator: MKQGGTHAVHDDRLTLRKRRPSLVDAACENIRASILSGAHRPGAQLPTEAEFVDVLGVSRTVIREAIARLAAAGLVEARQGKGLFVSETARYQAFQITRDEVENLGDVIQLLELRLCVETEMAALAAERRTEVDVMNMRQQIKILGEAAVGLEDSVKADVEFHNAIARASQNSYYAKLIDFLGVRLVPPRSLYLRQGQAYIGDSYKAVISAEHEAILDAIIHRDPDAARIAARTHMSGSLKRHRELHDFMSSNSPTG, translated from the coding sequence GTGAAGCAGGGCGGCACCCACGCTGTGCATGACGACAGGCTGACGCTGCGCAAGCGGCGGCCGTCGCTCGTCGATGCTGCGTGCGAAAATATCCGCGCCAGCATCCTGTCGGGCGCGCACCGGCCCGGCGCGCAGCTCCCTACCGAGGCGGAATTCGTCGATGTTCTGGGCGTGAGCCGGACGGTGATTCGCGAAGCGATCGCCCGCCTCGCCGCTGCGGGTTTGGTCGAGGCCCGACAGGGCAAGGGGCTCTTCGTCAGCGAGACCGCGCGTTACCAGGCGTTCCAGATCACGCGCGACGAGGTGGAGAATCTCGGCGACGTGATCCAGTTGCTCGAGCTCAGGCTCTGCGTCGAAACCGAGATGGCGGCGCTGGCGGCCGAACGGCGCACCGAGGTCGACGTGATGAACATGCGTCAGCAGATCAAGATTCTGGGCGAGGCGGCGGTCGGCCTCGAGGATTCGGTCAAGGCCGATGTCGAATTCCACAACGCCATCGCCCGGGCGAGCCAGAACAGCTATTATGCCAAGCTGATAGACTTTCTGGGAGTCCGCCTCGTCCCGCCTCGCTCGCTCTATCTGCGGCAGGGCCAGGCCTATATCGGCGACAGCTATAAGGCGGTGATCAGCGCGGAGCATGAGGCGATCCTCGACGCCATCATCCATCGCGACCCCGACGCCGCGCGGATAGCGGCGCGGACGCATATGAGCGGCAGCCTCAAGCGGCACCGCGAATTGCACGACTTCATGTCGTCCAACAGCCCGACGGGCTGA